In one Serinus canaria isolate serCan28SL12 chromosome 2, serCan2020, whole genome shotgun sequence genomic region, the following are encoded:
- the CD83 gene encoding CD83 antigen: protein MSLGVCALLIVLCNVWCLIRGTSVMIPDVAVRCAEDVVLPCKALQDSSISYQTVSWYKMAGDSEEIAWEVLDMESHFPREAGGSLELSNDTSFSLRIKNATGRNSGTYKCALGEQNGERNLSSTVTLKVTGCPGIEEDKLKKYKGELFMLTCLGIFYLLLIFFTCTCLRKESMSPNYQKTRPDMKQMLTLINVHEITTFQHLNSDSTCKNELTSSSV, encoded by the exons ATGTCTTTGGGAGTCTGTGCTCTGCTCATCGTCCTGTGCAATG TTTGGTGCTTGATCCGTGGGACTTCTGTGATGATCCCAGATGTTGCTGTGAGGTGTGCTGAGGACGTGGTGCTGCCCTGTAAAGCTCTTCAGGACTCCTCAATCTCCTACCAGACAGTGTCTTGGtataaa atgGCTGGAGACAGCGAAGAAATAGCATGGGAAGTCCTTGATATGGAATCTCATTTTCCACGAGAAGCTGGGGGGTCCTTGGAGCTCTCCAATGACACCTCCTTTTCGCTGAGGATCAAAAACGCAACCGGCCGAAACAGCGGGACGTACAAGTGCGCTTTGGGGGAGCAGAACGGAGAGCGCAATCTGAGCAGCACAGTCACGCTAAAAGTGACAG GTTGCCCTGGAATAGAAGAGGacaaactaaaaaaatacaaaggcGAGCTCTTCATGCTGACTTGCCTTGGGATTTTTTACTTGCTGCTCATCTTCTTTACTTGT aCATGTCTAAGAAAAGAGAGTATGTCTCCCAATTACCAAAAAACCAGACCAGATATGAAGCAAATGCTTACCCTCATCAATGTACATGAAATAACAACTTTCCAGCATTTAAACAGCGACAGCACTTGCAAAAACGAGCTTACTTCAAGTTCTGTCTAA